Below is a genomic region from Thunnus thynnus chromosome 22, fThuThy2.1, whole genome shotgun sequence.
ataaagggaactacagagatagaccatgtggtgtcttgaaccacatgtgctgcctgaaccaaagtttgccaaactaagttttaacctcttaactgtgtggttctctattcaaggccaattggtgtatgctaaaggtgccaagttaaaatgaggttagttgcatgcaaggcctagttactggatgtaacatgtgttaagcatgctaacattaacctagcggtgtggctatgcggTAACCTGACTAtaagcaacaaggacatcacaacaacagttcaatgtataaccttaagCAAATCAATGCACGTACAGCACATtttttgagttaaacattcttgcttagccgtactatgcttcgctgtgttgctaggctattcccagttgttaccagtccatgaaggaagagatgctttgtggcgtTCTGCTTTGTAGCCAGTGAATctgtgggtgagtcaggctgagaaggctttggctctgaagctgaaagatgcaggcgttgctgggcagacagcactccagtcgtgcagagggcccaggtcactcctttgtgtagagttagcggcaagctaactccatttcgcagcccctgtacttgttaaactggccagcagacttgtgtgttagctgctggcacaaggaaacttagtttctgagtctgaGGCTCTTGTGTCTTCTGCtgtaaagaagactgtgtgtgtctgctgtgagcaggccacacaagagagcagagagctgctccagcagctgctggaggtgtgaaagagcaagcagctgctcctgcagctgaaggagaaagagagcaaggagctgctcctgctgcagctcggggagaaaagagaaagataagaggggaatctctagttcTGATAACCTGGATCTATGgatggagcttcacactttgggtgcgaacccccagggctcaggtttcttggagtcttgaaacatgtggtaaactgtggtccacatggaGTCCCAACATTTACATCAGTGACCTTGTGTTTATCAGAGATGCTGCTAGCTCTAAAATAATTCACatacaatcattttttttaggATTAAAATAGTCAAAATTAAAGATATTTAACTTTGAAACCAAACATAATATCAGTGACTACAacctacttttttaaaattagctttTGAAAATCCTTATTGGAGCCCAGAGTCCTCAACAATGAACCAAACAAAACTACTAGTATGATCCTGTGTTTGTCTCAATTTCTTCCATGACAGATGAAGTGATCCTGATCAGAGAAAATAAGACCTGGGAGGAGGCCTTGTATTACTGCAGAGAGAAATACCGTGACCTGGTCTCCATCACTAACCTTCACCAGCAGAGATGGGTCGAAGAGAGAGCCAAGATCGCTGACAGTCCCTTCGTCTGGCTGGGACTACGCTACACCTGCACTCTGGATTTCTGGTTCTGGGTCAGTGATGAGGTCGTCTCCTATAAGAACTGGGACTCAGATGGACAGAAGGACGAGTGTGACATGTCTGGAGCCATGAAGAGAGAAGGACATAAGTGGTTCAGTCGGCATGATAATGAGAAGTATAATTTCATCTGTGCTCTTTAGTAAatagtgaaatgaaatgtaaaattacaaattaGATGTTGCACTGCATGACTACTAAGAATGTTCACATTTCAGTAGCTGCCTGGacaattattaatatgaatatatatttttctgtctccttgCCCTGATTCAGGAACATCTGAACTCTCTTTGTCATGCTGGATGACATATAACTACATTGTTTATCCATTAGGATTtggttacatttttcttttaaagtgtgggctttttattcatcttttgaGGCTATATTTTCCATCCCATCAGAATGGTAGTATGTATACAAGaggaaatagaaataaatatacCAATCCATACTGGTGTGCTGTAGTAAATATCTCATATACTCACTCTGGaatattttatcttaatttttaaagttttggttAAGATCTGGTGACggtgacaaaatgtaaaatcatatttctttgagttttatgtaaacagatacttgatttatttgatgctcaataaactgttaaactacatagtgtttttttcttttttatgttcaaCCAGTGATGCCTGATTTTAGAATGAAAATGCAGACCATAATGTACAGTGTGAAAGCACTTGTTAAAGAAAACCATCACAATAGAACTTAGCAAAGAGTAACAATAAtgactgcaaaacaaaaaaaaaacaatcccaaATCTGAAACTGATTTACACATAATTCAGTTGTTTTCAAATCTTTCTGGGTGTCATTCTTAAATGACAGTCGATTAAGAGAAGTGGTGGAAGACCTAcacagatcctttatttaagtaaaagcacCAGTaccaaataaaaacactccATTAGCAGTAAAAGTTCTTCATTAGTAAAGGTAtgaacaaaatgtacttaaattatcaaaagtaaaagtttgtTCAAAATAATGGCTCTGGCGGTGACTGatacaatatattattatagattGTTTTTACTAATGCATCAGTGTTAATGCAGGTGGTAGCACCACCTAGTGGAAAAGTCATGCCGCACCACTGGTCACAACTCAGTCAAATATGTCCGAGGGGGGGCACATAGTAAATTGGAAAATTTCTAAAGATACCAAAGCATAAAACTGAACTAAATAGCTAAATAACGGAGCTGCTGTAAACAACTTCATGCTATCAGCTGCTAATTGAAGCCAGACTAGTGTATCCCAATTGTCTTTTGCCTACTACTTCAACAGCAGAACTTCACTGGACTCTTGTTTCTTAACTTTGACATTCGCATAAAGCGAGTCAGCAACAGTCGACTACTGTACGTTAACCTAATTTGTATAGCAGCAGTCATTTCAACCTGGATTTTTTGACATCAGTATTAGCCTTTTTGGAGGGATTG
It encodes:
- the LOC137174091 gene encoding snaclec 7-like is translated as MWSDQSPFSFRHWDHSWADILRPNPDKKKCAMTTLDETGRWKTDDCGEKKSFFCYDDEVILIRENKTWEEALYYCREKYRDLVSITNLHQQRWVEERAKIADSPFVWLGLRYTCTLDFWFWVSDEVVSYKNWDSDGQKDECDMSGAMKREGHKWFSRHDNEKYNFICAL